The following nucleotide sequence is from Achromobacter spanius.
GGCCACGGCTTCCAGGCACAGCTTCTGGATGTCTTCCCAGCCAATCTGCGGCTTCATCAGCATCTTTTCGGCCGAACGCACGACACGCTGGCAGTGCAGGTCCAGGTCAGGCGTGAGGCCACGGAAGGCCCGCGCACCGTCAAAAACCATGCTGGCCATCCAGAAGGCGTGGTCGGCCGGGCCGAGCAGTTTGGGGTTTTCAGTGGTCCAGTGACCGTCGTGCCAAAACAGGGCGTCCATGTTGGAATCTTCCTTCGCTTGAATCGGGGGGCGCCGACTTGGCGCCGAAACGTCAGGATACAGGAGGCGGCTGGCGTCAGCGGCCGGCCGCCTTTGGAAAATCTACTCCTTTTGCAGCGCCGCCTGCACGCGGTCCGCCACGTCCGCGGGCATCCATTGCCGCCAGACCTGGCCGTACTGTTTCAGGAAATAGCGCGCCGCGTCTTCGGGTTCCTTACCTTCGTTTTCCAGCCAGCCCAGCGTGGCGTCGATGGCGTCGTCAGGCACCGTCAGCTTGGTGAGGAATTCGGTGACCTTCGGCGCCTGCTTGGCAAACGCCGCATTGACGCCGGTGACCACGGGGTTGGGCTTGAATTCCGTGGCGACGGGGTTGGCGCACTTGGGGTCAGTCATGCAGGTGTAGGCGGTCTGGTCGAAGGCGGGGAGTTCCAGCTTCACCAGGTCCAGCGCGCCGACCAGCGAAGTGGGCGTCCAGTAATAGAAGACGATGTCGCGCTTGCGCTTGTAGGCCGACACGATGGCGGCCTTCTGCGCGGCGCCGGAGCCCGGCGCGAACAGCGAATAATCCTTGTCCAGCTTCAGCGCGCGCAGCAGATTGTCGTTCAGGGTGCCGCAGGCCCAGCCGGCTGGGCAGCCATAGATGCGGCCGCGTCCCGGGTCTTCGGGGTCGATGAATACCTCTTTGAAGCGCGTCAGGTCAGAGGCGGACTTCAAGTCGGGATGGCGCTCGGCCGTGTAGCGCGGGATATACCAGCCTTCGCCTGCGTCGTACACATGGCCCACGCCCAGCACCTTGCCGCTGGCCAGCGCCTTCTTCCAGGCGCCTTCGATCTGGCCGGGCCAGACTTCTGGCGTCACGTCCACGTCACCGCGCTGCAATGCCGCCAGCATCGGCAGCGTTTCGCCGATTTCAACGGTGGTCTTGCAACCGTAGCCGTGCTCCAGCACGTAGCGTTCGATGCCGGCCAGCACCAGGTTGGACTCCCAGTTCAGGCCGCTGAAGCGGACTGGGCGGTCGACTTCACAAGTTGGGGCGGAGGGTGGGGAGGCGGCTGCCGCGGGGGCGATAAACGCCGCGGCCAATGCAACTGCGCCAAGAACGGGGGCAAACGGATGCGGGTTGCGCATGGTCAGGCACCTGTGGAGTGGGGTGCGTTTTATTGTAAGCGTGGAAACCGGCGCCAAATGCCAACGGGGCCGCGTGATGCGACCCCGTTGAAATCGTGCGTTGTGGTTCAGGCGCGAGCGGCGCGGCGCTTGTCGATGAACGCGCCTAGCTCGCCCACGATGCCGCGCCGGAACGCCAGCACGCAGATCACGAAGATCAGGCCGATCACGATGGTGACGGATTCACCCAGGCGCAGGAACCATTCCACGCCGGTCAGGTTGGCCATCATCTGGCCGAAGTCGCCGACCTTGTTCTCCAGCAGCACCACGATGAAGGCGCCCAGAATGGGGCCGGTCAAGGTGCCCAGCCCGCCGATCAGCGTCATCAGGATGACCAGCCCGGACATCTGCCAGGTGGCGTCCGACAGGGTGGCCGATACGAACACCAGCGTCTTGGTGGCGCCTGCCAGTCCGGCCAGTGCGGCCGACAGGACAAAGGCCAGCAGCTTGAAGCGATCGACGTCATAGCCCAGCGAAATGGCGCGCGGCTCGTTTTCGCGCAGCGCTTGCAGCACCTGTCCGAACGGTGAATTCACCGTGCGCCAGATGATGAAATAGCCGATGACGAAGATGGCCATCACCAGGTAGTACAGGTTGATGTCCTTGGACAGGTCGATGAACCCGAACAGGGTGCCGCGTGGCACGCTTTGCAGGCCGTCTTCGCCGCCAGTGAAGCTGGCCTGCAGGAAGAAGAAGAAGACCATTTGCGCCAGCGCCAGCGTGATCATGGCGAAGTAGATGCCGCTGCGCCGGATGGCGATCGCGCCCATGGCCAGCCCCAAGAGCGCCGCCACGCCCACGCCGAACAGCAGGCCGATTTCGGTGGGAAAGCCCCAGACCTTCATCGCATGCCCGGCCGCGTAGGCCGCGCTGCCCAGGAAGGCCGCATGCCCGAACGACAGCAGACCGGTAAACCCCAGCAGCAAGTTGAATGCGCAGGCGAAAAGCGCGTAGCACATGATCTTCATGACGAAGATCGGGTACACCCCAAGAAAGGGAAGAGCGGCCACCACGACGGCCAGTACCGCATAGCCCAGGAATTGACGATTCATTTTTCTTTTCCGAACAGCCCGGCCGGGCGGATCAACAGAACAATGGCCATGATGATGAACACGACGGTGCTGGAGGCTTCGGGCCAGAACACCTTTGTCAGTCCTTCAATCACACCCAGGCCCAGACCAGTGACGATGGCGCCCATGATGGACCCCATGCCGCCAATCACGACCACGGCGAACACGACGATGATGAGGTTGGACCCCATCAGCGGAGAAATCTGCAGCACGGGCGCCGCCAACACGCCGGCAAAGCCCGCCAGCGCCACGCCGAAACCATAGGTCAGCGTGATCATGCGAGGTACGTTCACGCCGAAAGCCTCGACCAGGCGCGGGTTTTCGGTGCCGGCGCGCAGCAGGGCGCCCAGGCGGGTGCGTTCGATCACGAACCAGGTCGCCATGCAGACCACCACCGACGCCACCACGACCCAGCCGCGGTAGTTCGGCAGGATCATGAAGCCCAGGTTGGTCGCGCCGCGCAGCGCATCGGGTGTGGGGTAGGGTTGGCCCGACACGCCGTAGAAGCTGCGGAACAGCCCCTCGATCAGCAAGGTCAGCCCGAAGGTCATCAGCAGCCCGTAAAGGTGGTCCAGCTTGTACAGGTGCTTGAGCAAAAGCTTTTCAATGATGATGCCGAACAGCCCGACGACCAAGGGCGCCAGAATCAACATCACCCAGTAGTTCAACCCCAGGTACGACAGCCCCATCCAGGCGACGAACGCGCCCAGCATGTAGAGCGCGCCGTGCGCGAAGTTGATGACGTTCAGCAGCCCGAAGATCACGGCAAGCCCGAGCGACAGCATGGCATAGAAGGAACCGTTGACCAGGCCCAGTAATAGCTGGCCAAGCAAGGCCTGTATGGGGATGCCAAAAAGGTCAGTCATCTTGAGAAAATCCTGCGCGTACGGATGGAAGCGAGCAAATTCAAGGTGCGGCCACGGCCTGGGCCAGGCCGCACCTTGGTGTCACATGAGCCGAGAATTACTTCTTGACCAGCTTGCAGGTGGATTCGGACAACTTGGTATAGACCTCGTCGCCGGGCAGCGTCGCCACAACCTTGTAGTAGTCCCACGGGGCCTTGGATTCGGCCGGCGTCTTGACCTGCATCAGGTACATGTCGTGGACCATGCGGCCGTCTTCGCGTACGTGGCCGTTCTGGGCAAAGAAGTCATTGACCTTGTTCGACTTCATCCATTTCATGATGGTGTCGCCGTCGTCCGAGCCCGAAGCCTTGACGCCGTTCAGGTAGAACATGGCGGCGGAATAGTCACCGGCCTGCAGCATCGACGGCTTGCGGCCGACCTTGCTTTCAAACTTCTTGCTCCAGGCGCGCGAGGCGTCGTTCAGGTCCCAGTACCAGCCCGTGGTCAGGTACATGTTCTGGGTGGTCTTCAGGCCCAGCGCGTGGATGTCGTTGATGAACACCAGCAAGCCGGCCATCTTCATCGTCTGCGTCACGCCGAATTCGTTCGCGGCCTTGACGGAATTGCTGAAGTCGCCGCCCGCATTGGCCAGGCCCAGGATCTGTGCCTTGGAGGCCTGGGCCTGCAGCAGGAACGAGGAGAAGTCGGCGGTGCCCAGCGGTGCCCGTACTTCGCCCTTGATTTCACCGCCGGCGTCTTTGACGACCTTGATCGTGTCGCGTTCAAGCGCATGGCCGAACGCATAGTCAGCGGTCAGGAAGAACCAGCTCTTGCCGCCGTCTTTCACCACGGCGGAACCCGTGCCGCGCGCCAGTGCCACGGTGTCGTAGGCATAGTGCACGGTGTAGGGCGAACATTGGGCGTTGGTCAGGTCGGAAGCGCCGGCGCCGATGGCGATGAACGGCTTCTTCTTCTCGGCGGCCACGGCCGCCATGGCCAGGCTGGTGGCAGAATTCGTACCGGCGATGATGACATCGACCTTCTGTTGGTCGAACCATTCGCGGGCGCGGGACGACGCGATGTCGGCCTTGTTCTGGTGGTCGGCGGAGACGACTTCGATCTTCTTGCCGTTGATCGACCCGCCCATCTCGTCGACCGCCATGCGGATCGCGTCCAGACCGGCCTTGCCGTCGATGTCTGAATAGACACCCGACATGTCGGTGATGAAGCCGATGCGGATGACATCGTCGGAGATACCTTGCGCGTGGGCGGTTGCCCCTGCAAATCCCAGGCCCGCCATGGCCAGTGCAGCAGTGATGGTGTGCAGCTTCATGGGATGACTCCTCTTCCCTACGGTGTAGTGTTGCCGGGGTTCCGGCGGATGACAGGTTGTTTTAGACGCCCAGCAATTCGTTGAGCGTGTCCTGTTTTTCTGAAAGTTCTGCGGCTTCGAAATGCTCGACGATCTGCCCGTGCTCCATGACATAGAAGCGATCGGCCAGCGGAGCCGCGAAGCGGAAATTCTGTTCCACCATGACGATGGTGTATCCGCGCTGCTTCAGGGCCGTGATCATGCGGGCCAGCGCCTGCACGATGACGGGCGCCAGGCCTTCCGAGATTTCGTCCAATAGCAGCAGGTTGGCGCCGGTGCGCAAGATGCGCGCTACCGCCAGCATCTGCTGTTCACCGCCCGACAAGCGCGTGCCCGGAGAATTCCGGCGCTCTTGCAGGTTGGGGAACATGTCGTAGATTTCGGCCAGCGACATGCCGCCGCCCAGCGAACCGACCACGGGGGGCAGCAGCAGGTTTTCTTCGCAGGACAAGCTGGCGAAGATGCCGCGTTCTTCGGGGCAATAGCCCACGCCCAGGTGGGCAATCTTATAAGTGGGCAGGTCGATGGCTTCGGTGCCATGGATGCGCACCGAACCCTTGCGGGATCCGGTCAGACCCAGAATGGCCCGCAGCGTCGTGGTGCGGCCGGCGCCATTGCGGCCCAGCAACGTGACCACTTCGCCTTGTCCCACGCGCATATCCACGCCGTGCAGGATATGCGATTCCCCGTACCAGGCTTGCAAGCCCGAGATTTCGAGTGCCGGGGTGCTCATGCGTGCGCTCCTTGAAGTTCGCCGTCGGTGGTGCCCATATAGGCCTGCATCACGGCGGGGTGGCGCGAGACTTCGGCATACGAGCCCTCTGCCAGCACCGCGCCGCGCGACAGCACGGTGATGGTGTTGGCGATGGAGGACACGACGTTCATGTTGTGTTCCACCATCAGGATCGTGCGCCCGGCGCTGACGCGCTTGATCAACTGCGTGACGCGGTGCACGTCTTCGTGCCCCATGCCCTGAGTGGGCTCGTCAAGCAGCATCAGTTCGGGTTCCATGGCCAGCGTCGTGGCGATTTCCAGCGCGCGCTTGCGGCCATACGGCAGGTTCACCGTGGTTTCGTCCGCGAAGGCGCCCAGGTCCACTTGTTCAAGCAGCGCGCGGGCGGGCTCGTTCAACGAGGCCAGCCGCTTGTCGCTTTGCCAGAAGTGGAACGACAACCCGGTCTTGCGCTGCAGACCGATGCGCACGTTCTCAAGCACGGTCAGGTGAGGGAACACCGCCGATATCTGGAACGAACGGATGATGCCGCGCCGCGCGATCTGCGCGGGACGTTCGCCCGTAATGTCGATGCCGTTGAACTTGATGGTTCCCGACGTGGGCGATAAAAACTTGGTAAGCAGGTTGAAGCATGTCGTCTTGCCCGCGCCGTTTGGCCCGATCAATGCATGAATCTCGCCCCGCTTGATACGCAAATCGACCCCATTGACCGCGACGAATCCGCGGAACTCCTTGGTGAGGCCTTTTGTCTCCAGGATTGTGTCATCCATGTTCGCTGCACCAGCGTTGTATTTATATGGTCTCTGCCTGCCGTCATTGCGCCAAGCCCCCGCAGGGCGGAAATCCTAACGATCTTTCGTAGTTTTCCGATGAGTTGCCGGCGAGTATGCGGACGTCGCAATCAAAATTCCATGAGGGTTTTACATAGGTTTTGCAGTGCGGAAAGGGCAATTGTCGGCAGGCCGACAATACGTGCGCCGCAAGGCGGGAAAACCCTTTTTACTGAGCAATGCGTTGCAGCAAAACCGCTTTGATGTGCGTGACCCGTAGGATGGGTGCAGCGCGCGAAGCCCTACAAAAAAAACTGATGAATGCCGCGCGAAACCCATCAAGCAGCGGTGAATATTAAGAATATTCAGCCACAGCACAACGTCCATGTGATGGGTTTCGCGCGAACGAAATCAGTGTTCTTGGCGCAGGCCTTGGCGCGCTACACCCATCCTACGACTTGCACGAAGCAAGCCTAGATCACGCCACCGTCTTCTGCTTGAATTCGCACAAGTCCGAGATTCCGCATTGCGGGCATTTTGGCGTACGCGCCACACAGATGTAGCGGCCGTGCAGGATCAGCCAGTGATGCGCGTCCTGGATGTATTCGCGGGGAACGAACTTCACGAGTTTGTCTTCAACTTCCAACACGTTCTTGCCTGGCGCGATACCCGTGCGATTCGACACGCGGAAAATGTGCGTGTCCACCGCCATCGTGGGTTGGCCGAACGCCGTGTTGAGCACCACGTTGGCCGTTTTGCGGCCCACGCCGGGCAGCGATTCCAGTGCTTCACGCGTTTGCGGCACTTCGCCGCCGTGATGTTCAAGCAAGATCCGACAGGTGGCGATCGTGTTCTTGGCCTTGGTGCGATACAGCCCGATGGTCTTGATGAAATCGGACAAGCCTTCTTCGCCCAGTGCCAGCAGGGCTTCGGGCGTGCCGTACTGCGGGAAGAACTTGCGCGTAGCGATGTTGACGGACTTGTCGGTGGCTTGCGCCGACAACAGCACCGCGATCAGCAACTGAAACGGCGTGTCGTATTCCAGTTCGGTGGTGGGGTGCGGGTTTGCCGCTTGCAGGCGGGCGAAGATTTCACGGCGTTTGGCTGCGTTCATGACTGCGTGGGATTGCGGCGAGCCCGAGCACGGGCCAGCGCGGATTCAATGGCGGAGCGCTTGCGGTCTTCGCTTTGCGCGTCGTCGACTACCGGGGCGCTGGGGGCGGCGGGTGCTTCTGGCGCCATCAGACGCGCATTATCGGCGGCCAGGCGTTCAACGCGGGCCAGGTGGTTACGATGGCGCTGGCGGCTGATGCTGGCGTCCTGCGCGGTCCAGGCGCGTCCAGCGGGCACCATCTGAATACAGTCCACGGGACAGGGCGCCACGCACAGGTCGCAGCCGGTGCACCAATCGGCAAGCACGGTGTGCATGTGCTTGTTGGCGCCCACGATGGCATCCACGGGACAGGCCTGAATGCACAGCGTACAGCCGATGCAGTGCGATTCATCGATGCGAGCAACCAGCAGCGGACCCGGTTCGCCGCGCTCAAGGTCCAGCGGGAGGGCAGGCGTTTGCACCAGCGCGGCCAGCGCGGCGATGCCCTCATCGCCACCCGGCGGACAGCGGTTGATGGGTGCCGAGCCTTGCGCGATAGCCTCGGCATAAGGCCGACAGCCGTCATAGCCGCACTTGGTACATTGCGTCTGAGGCAGCAAAGCGTCAACACGGTCCGCAAGCAAACGAGAATTCATGATGTGCAACAAAAAAACGTAGGATGGGTGGAGCGCGGCACCACCAAGGCAAGAACCCAATCCCCAAACGCGCGCAACCCATCAAGCAGCGCCGGCACCAAGGCAACACTAGCCACAGCACCACCACACCCAACAAATAGCTCAACGCGCGCAATCCATCAAACCACGCAGGCGCCATGGCGACTTCCGCCACAGCACCCACCCATCTGATGAATTACGCGCGCTTGAGGCCCAAGACCAGGATCAGGGGCAGGCTTCGAGCTTAGCTAAGCCTAAGCCGATTGCCGGATGAATTCGGCAATTTTAGGACAGATCATTTCGCGCCAGCGGCGGCCCGAGAAAATCCCGTAATGGCCGCAGTTCGGCGCGGTGTAGTGCGACTTGCGCTCGGCCGGGATGTTCTTGCACAGCTTGATCGCCGCGCGGGTCTGGCCCTGGCCCGAGATATCGTCCAGCTCGCCTTCAATGGTGAAGAGAGCAACCTGCTTGATATCAGCAGGACGCACGGTCTGGCCGTCGACTTCCCAGGTACCGCTGGGCAGCGCGAAGTCCTGGAACACCATGCGGATCGTGTCCAGGTAGAACTCTGCCGGCATGTCCAGCACCGCGTTGTATTCGTCGTAGAAACGGCGGTGCGCCTCGGCGTCGCTGTCGTCGCCACGCAGCAGGTCCAGGTAGAACTCGTAATGCGACTTCATGTGGCGGTCCGGGTTCATGGCCATGAACCCGGCGTGCTGCAGAAAGCCCGGATACACCTTGCGGCCGGCGCCCGGATAGCGCGGCGGCACGGGGTGGATCACCTGGCTTTCAAACCAGGAATACGGCTTGGTTGTGGCCAGGCGATTCACCTGCGTGGGCGACTGGCGCGGGTCGATGGGGCCGCCCATCATCACCATGCTGCGCGGCTGGCAGGGGTCGTTGGCGGTGGCCATCAACGACACGGCGGCCAGCACCGGCACGGTGGGCTGGCAAACCGAAATGACGTGCACGTCCGGCCCCAGGTGCCGAATGAAATCCTGCACGTAGCGGACATAGTCGTTCAGGTGGAACGGCCCCGCCGACAGGGGCACCATGCGGGCGTCGACCCAATCCGTCACGTAGACATCATGGGCGGGCAGCAAGGCGCGCACCGTGTCACGCAGCAAGGTCGCGTGGTGGCCCGAAAGCGGGGCAACCAGCAGAACCTTCGGGTCATCCTTGTTGGCGCCGCGAACGTCGCGATGAAAGTGCACCAGACGGCAAAAGGGCTTGTCCAGCGCAACGGCTTCGGTCACGTGGACCGATTTGCCGTTGATGTCGGTGGCGGGCAGATTCCAGGCGGGCTTCTGGTATTCCTTGCCGATACGGGTCATCAACTCATACCCGGCGGCCATTTGGCGGGAAATCGGGGTGTAAGCGAGGGGGCTGTAGGGGCTGGAGAACAGTTGAGAACCGGCATCCGTGAATGCAGCGAACGGAGTCAGGAAGGCGCGCTGCATTTCGTGCAATTGGTACAGCATTTGGGATATGTCCTTCTGGGTCGTGCGTGTGACCCGATTATTGCGCCGCGGACTAAAGATATATCCAATCAGCCTAAAGAAACTGCCACAAGAACCGGGAATATGTTGCTAAAAAGAGACCCGTCATCCCATTACGCACCAGTTTAGGGCGTTTTTTGACCCTGCATAGAGACTAAACGGAGGATTTATGCACTACGCCGGGCCGTGCGGGGTCACCAGTAATTTTCCACCGCCAGGTTGCCGGGAATGCCCCGACGGCCAGGCTTGAAACCGCGTTCGCCCAGCAGCTTGCGGGCGTCCGCCAGCATGTCCGGATTGCCGCAAAGCATGACCTTCGCCTGCTCGGGATCCAGCGGCAGCCCGGCCAATTGCTCAAGCCTGCCATCGGCGATCAGGGTGGTCAGGCGTTCCTGCGGCATGCCGGGCAGCGCTTCGCGGGTAGCGATGGGCAGGTATACGAGCTTGCGCGGATCGGCCGCGAACAGCGGCGCCAGATCCGGTTGCTTGCGCCAGGATTCGATTTCTTCGCGGTAAGCCAGTTCCGCCTTGGTGCGCACGCCATGCACCAGGATGATGCGGCGATAGGCGCGCCACGTTGCGGGGTCGCGCAGGATGGACAGATAGGCCGACAGCCCCGTGCCGGAGGCCAGCAGCCACAGGTCGCCGCCCGGTGTGAAGCGCTCCAGGGTCAGGAACCCGTAGGGGGCTTTTTCCACGTACAGCGCGTCACCCGGTTGCAATTGCGCCATGCGCGGGCTGAACAGGCCATCGGGGACCACGATGGAATAGAACTCCAGCCCGGACTCATGCGGGGCCGACACCATCGAATACGCGCGCCAGAGCGTGGGCGGGCCGTCGGGATCATCGGCGCTTGGCAAACCGACCCGGGCAAACTGGCCCGGCAGGAACGTGTACCCGGCGTCGCGCGTCACGCGCAAGGAGAACAGCTTGTCGGGCACCCAGGTATGGACGTGGGTTACGGTCTGGCGCGTGTATTTGGAGTCGTCGGTCATCGGGGCATCGCGCGAGGCCGGCCGCCAAAGGGACGCCGGCGCTCGTGGATTATTTTTCCAGGTATTGCAGCTTGTCCTGCTTGCCGTTCCATTCGTCGGCGTCCGGCAGGGGCTTCTTGGCGCGGCTGATGCTGGCGAACTCGGGCGAGAGTTCAGCGTTCAGCGCGATGAAATTCATCTGGTCCTGGGGCACATCTTCTTCGGCGTAGATGGCATTGGCCGGGCATTCCGGGATGCAGACGGCGCAGTCGATGCATTCGTCAGGATCGATCACGAGGAAGTTCGGACCCTCACGAAAACAGTCCACCGGGCACACATCAACGCAATCGGTGTACTTGCACTTAATACAGTTTTCGGTGACAACGTGGGTCATTCAGGAACTCCGGGATCGGCGGCTTTTGTGTCTTGTTGGGCGGATTTTACCCAATGCGCGCCCGATGTGCCGGTAATACCCGTATTGACATCGTGGCCCATGGCCCTGAACCCCGTGTTCTCTATGCTATGGTGTCGCGAAACGATACGCGCAACCATGATAATCACCTCGCTGCTCGACACCGATCTGTATAAATTCAGCATGATGCAGGTGGTACTGCATCAGTTTCCCGCTGCACAGGTCGAGTACCGTTACAAGTGCCGCACCGCTGGGGCCGACCTGCGCCCCTATCTGGATGAAATCCGCGAAGAGGTGCACCAGCTTTGCCAGTTGCGCTTCACCCAGGACGAACTGGATTACCTGGGCGGCTTGCGCTTCATCAAAAGTGACTTCGTCGACTTCCTCGGCTTGTTCCACCTGCCCGAGCGTTGCATCCACATCAGCGAAGGCGACGCGCCCGGCGAGATCTCGATTGAAGTGAAAGGCCCCTGGCTGCACACGATTCTGTTCGAGATCCCGGTGCTGGCCATCGTCAACGAGGTCTACTTCCGCAACACCCGCAAGAACCCCGATTGGGAAGAGGGCCGCCAACGCCTGCAGTCCAAGATGCATCTGGTGCTGGACGACCCCGCGCTGGCCGATTTCCGCGTGGCCGAATATGGTACGCGCCGCCGCTTCTCGAAGGTCTGGCACCAGGAAGTGGTGTCCACCATGAAGGCCCAGATGGGCGAGCACTTCGCTGGCACCAGCAATGTGTTGCTGGCCAAGCAGCATGAAGTGCTGCCGTTGGGCACGATGGGCCACGAATACCTGCAAGCCTGCCAGGCGTTGGGCCCGCGCCTGCGCGATTCGCAGGTGTTCGCGCTGGAAGTCTGGGCGAAGGAATACCGTGGCGACCTGGGCATTGCCCTGTCGGACGTCTACGGCATGGACGCCTTCCTGCGCGACTTCGACATGTATTTCTGCAAGCTCTTCGACGGCGCCCGCCATGATTCCGGCGACCCCTTCGTCTGGGGCGAACGGCTGCTTGAGCACTACCGCAAGAACCGCGTGGACCCGCGCGCCAAGACGCTGGTGTTCTCGGATTCGTTGACGTTCCCGCGCGCCATCGAGCTGGCGCGCCAGTTCGCCGGGCGCTGCAAGGTGTCGTTCGGCATTGGCACCAACCTGACCAACGACCTGGGCCACGAGCCGCTGCAGATCGTCATGAAGATGGTCCGCTGCAACGGGCAACCGGTGGCCAAGGTGTCCGACGCGCCTGAAAAGACCATGTGCGACGATCCCGCCTACCTGGCGTATTTGCGCCAGGTGTTCCAGCTACCGCCCGCCTGAGGGCGGCTCGGGGTACATTGCTGGCTTCCTTGTTTTGATCCACCCACCACTTGAATCTAGGGGAATATTCATGAGCAGCATCAAGCGCTTCCACGTCGCCAAGCGCCTGTCGGACATGGCCGTGTACAACGGTGTCGCGTACCTGGCAGGCCAGGTGCCGGACGACGCCAAGCTGGACATCACCGGCCAGACCGAGCAAGTGCTCGCCACGATCGACCGCCTGCTGGCCGAAGCTGGCACCGACAAGACCAAGATCCTGATGGCCCAGATCTACGTGGCCAACATCAAGGAATTCGACGGCATGAACAAGGCCTGGGACGCGTGGGTCGCTGACGGCAATTCGCCTCCGCGCGCCACCGTCGAAGCCCGTTTGGCCAATCCCGACTTCAAGGTCGAGATCATCGTGACGGCCGCGATCTAAGCGAACCCCGCTCGCTTGCGAAAAGCCCTTCGGCATGCCGAAGGGCTTTTTCTTGCGCGCTCACGATGGGGGACCCCCGGTCCGACGCGCCGTCAGCCGCCCCAGGTCAGCCACCCATCAACACCGTCGCCGCCAACAGCCCGCCCAGTTCCTCGCACCGATCCAGATCCGCCTGGGGCACCACCTTCTCGGCCCAGATCTGCTCGCCCGTTTGCGCGCCCAGGTTGACGATCAAGGCGGGCGCTACGGCCTTCAGCCGCCAGCCGGTGCAAATCCGCTCAAGCTGCCGCGCCGCTCCCGTGCCGTCGCTGCCGGCGCTGATGGCGCAGGCGTAAGGCAGCCCCTGGATACGATCCAGCACGGCGTAGTAATTGCGGTCGAAAAACTCTTTCATCTCCCCGCTCAGGCTGGCCAGGTTTTCCGGCGCGCAGAACAGATAGCCCTGGCTGGCCAGCAGGGCGTTGGCCTCGACGTCGGCCGCACGACGCAGCACGACGCGCAAGTCGTCCGCCTGTTCCAGTTGCGCCGCGGCCGCTGCCGCGCCCCGGGCGGCGGCTTCGGCCATTTGCCGCGCGGCGCCAGTGCGTGAATGCCAGACGATCAGCAGTTGCTTCATGCGTAGCGTTCCAAGGTGTCTTGCCGGTAGTACGCCCGCAGCAGTGCATGCCATTCGGGCAAGGCTTGTTGCATGGGGGCCGGGTCCACAAAAAAGTGCTCGGAGCTGACGGCGAAGAATTCCGCTTCGTCCGTGGCGGCATACGGGTCCAGCGGCAGTTGGCCGTACCAGGCGTCCGCGTCTTCGCTTTCGGGGTCCATGTCGTGCGGAATGGCGGCTTCGACGGCATCCAGCGCGGCAATGAAACGGTCCAGGCTGTCGTCCAACACGCGCCGCCAAACCTGCGGCTTCAGGTCGGGGTGGGCGGCCAGCGACGGCATGCCGTCCGCCATGCCCGAACGCAGGTCCAGCTTGTGGGCAAATTCGTGGATGATCACGTTGAAGCCGCCCTCGGACAACTGCGTGTCTTCCCAGGACAGCACCAGCGGGCCGCCTTCCCAGGCTTCGCCCGCCGCGTCTTCGATGAATTCATGGACCACGCCGTCATCGTCCTGGCGGGTGCGCGGAATGCGGAAGCTGGCGGGGTACACGATGATCTCGTCCCAGCCCTCATACAGTTCGGGTGACAGGTTCAGGATGGGCAGGCTGGCCTGGGCCGCGATCGACAGGCGCATGAAGTCCGAGACCTCAAGGCCTTGCGCGCCATTGATGGTTTTGCTGGCCAGCAGCCAGGC
It contains:
- a CDS encoding zinc-dependent peptidase; this encodes MLRWLKGRGARPSAVAEMQARISPQLWRQVLDAHPFLAVLNADETAQLLARSAWLLASKTINGAQGLEVSDFMRLSIAAQASLPILNLSPELYEGWDEIIVYPASFRIPRTRQDDDGVVHEFIEDAAGEAWEGGPLVLSWEDTQLSEGGFNVIIHEFAHKLDLRSGMADGMPSLAAHPDLKPQVWRRVLDDSLDRFIAALDAVEAAIPHDMDPESEDADAWYGQLPLDPYAATDEAEFFAVSSEHFFVDPAPMQQALPEWHALLRAYYRQDTLERYA
- a CDS encoding NAD(P)H-dependent oxidoreductase; the encoded protein is MKQLLIVWHSRTGAARQMAEAAARGAAAAAAQLEQADDLRVVLRRAADVEANALLASQGYLFCAPENLASLSGEMKEFFDRNYYAVLDRIQGLPYACAISAGSDGTGAARQLERICTGWRLKAVAPALIVNLGAQTGEQIWAEKVVPQADLDRCEELGGLLAATVLMGG